The Halorussus vallis DNA segment CGACGTATACAAGCCCGTGCGGTCGAATATGGCGACGAAGATACTGCTCCGTCTCGGTGAAGAGGAAATCGAGACTCTCGACCGGTCGTACCACTTCGACTATCGGCAGAAGGACCAACTCGCGGAGTTCTCCATCGGCCAGGGCATGATTCTCGCGGGTGGGGAGGCGTACTGGCCGATAGACCTCCGAGGAGCACCGTGCGGGCTTGGACTCGGCGACCAGCACTGGTTCGACCGCTACGGCCGCGCGTGGGGCGCTCGCGTCCGCCAGAGCCTGAACGACTACTGGAACACGAAACACAGCGACAGCGAGTGGTGGGTACACGTCCCCGACGCGGAAGTCCGCGAGATGGACGACCCGCCGAAAATTGGGGATACGTACTCCGAGTGGTACCTGCTCTCCGAGGATTTCCCCGACGAGACGGAGCGGGAGGACGTCGACCGCGCGCTCATTCGAGACGTGCTTGAGAACCGCCGCGAGTATCCGGTGAAGACGGACCTCTCGCTCGCGGAGACGGGCGCGGGCAACCGCCAGCGCGACCTCTCGATAGCGCCTGCGGACCCCGAGGATAGCGGTGTAGACGACCTCGCCGAGGAGTTCGGCGTGCCGCAGGACGTGCAGCCGTGGCTGGCGGACCGAACGCGGCCCGGCCGCCAGCGGATGGTCGAAGCCTGCCGCATCCTCCAGGAACACGGCCCGTTCCAGTGGTACAAGGACATGGACGAATTCCTCTCGTATCCCGAGTCGACGATGCGGAATTACGTCGAACCCGAGGGCCTCGAACCCTGTTTCGACACCTCTGGGTCGAAGATAAAGCTGACACCGGTCGGCGAGCAGGTGGCGAACATCGAGTGGGAAGTCCTCGAAGAAAAACTTAGAGCGTAATACAGTTTATTGAGACGATGAACGACCAACAGCACACCCATAACCCTGACGGCCTCGAAGCACAGTTCGGACAGTTCTTCCGACGCTACTACAGCGACGAAATCGGCAACCTCGCCCGGAACTACCCGACCGACCGAGCGTTGTACGTCGATTGGACCGACCTCTACCAGTACGACAACAGTCTCGCCGACGACCTGCTCTCAAACGGCAGCCAACTCCGCGAGTACGCGGAAGAGGCGCTTCGAAACTACGACCTCCCCATCGACGTGAGTCTCGGCCGCGCGAGCTTTCGCGTGCGGAACCTCCCGGACGAAGCAACGTTCGACGTGGGCGACTACCGCGTCTCGGACCTCGGAAGTCTGCTCGCAATCGAGGGCGAAGTCGTTTGGTGTTCGGAAGTCGAACCGTTTGCCGAGGACGCTGCGTTCGCCTGCCAACGGTGCGGCACCCTGACCTACATCCCACAGTCGTTCGGCGACCTCCGCGAACCCGCCGAATGCCAGGGATGCGAGCAACAGGGACCGTTCACCATCAATCAGAAGCAGTCAGAACTCGTCGATTATCGGAAGCTCAAGCTGGAAGCCGTCGACAGCAATCTTGCCGATCCGCCGACGCTCGACGCTGCCGTAAAGGAGGACCTTGTGGACCGCGTGGGGCCGGGCGACTTCGTGACGGTCGTCGGCGTCTACAAGACGCTCCCGCAGCAGGACGACTGTATCTTCGACACCTACGTCGACGTGTGGGACATCGACCGCGACGTCGACGCGAAGGCGGATAAGCTTTCGAAGTCGGCGCTCGAAGACCGAATTCTCGCATTCGTCGAGGGCGAACAGGCGAGTGACGAGTTCGGCGTCCCCCAACAGGCGGTCGTCGACGACCTCGCCAACGAAGGTGTCCGGGAAGAAGAAACGACGGACAGAATCGCCGAGTTGGTCGAGGACGCGAACGAACCGTTAGACGAAATCGGCGGTGGCCGGTTGATGATGCGGTAGTCTACAGCGCGTAGGTCGGCATGTACTCATGGCCGGTGTCCGCGGCGTAGAGGGCAATGTTCGCCTCGATGTCCGATTCTGTGTATTTGAGAACCGTCTGCTCAAGCGCGTCCCACTGTTCACGGCCGTCCTCCGGAAGCGACTCGATGTACTTCGGTGCGAGTTCCTCGCCGAATCGCGTGTTGTCGAGTTTCGCACCTTCCCACGTGGTGACGCACTCGGGAATCTCGTAGTAGTCGAGTGCTTCTTCGAGTGACGGCCATTTCTTGTTCATCTCGTCGGCGATGGGTTTGCGGATTTCCAGCAGGTCGACGTGCTCGCTCGCGCACGCAAGCGTTGGACAGTCCGAGAACCCGAGCGCCTCGATTTTGTCGCCGAGGAATGTGAGGTCGAAGAAGTCCGCGCCGTAGGAGACGAGTGCTTCCGGGTCGCGGT contains these protein-coding regions:
- a CDS encoding ribonuclease H-like domain-containing protein encodes the protein MFELNLPADKCYDSIGTLDIETSGFDGDSDDLIAIGVGYHELGSDDADVTMFSRKNVVGDETDVIRSAYEWLNDRDPEALVSYGADFFDLTFLGDKIEALGFSDCPTLACASEHVDLLEIRKPIADEMNKKWPSLEEALDYYEIPECVTTWEGAKLDNTRFGEELAPKYIESLPEDGREQWDALEQTVLKYTESDIEANIALYAADTGHEYMPTYAL